TGGTTGAATAAGTAGACATTTTAAACAGTAACAATTATAATTTATTCCTTTGAGTTGTTACAACGTATCACAATAGTGTTCAAAAGTAACGAGACGGCCACCTTCAGATTTCTCATTTATCCTTTCAGTAATACCTTGGAATACAAAACTTGAGGAGGGatagaaaattaaaacaaagtaATACTCAGTTTAAACAAAAAAGAGTAATTAAAGGTCAGTGTACGCCATTTCCAGAATTTGAACATTCAATTTGCCTGTAGGTTACTCTTACTTCCTGACTCTTGAAGACTGTTGTCTTAGACAATAAAATGATGAACAGAGAAAATTAATTATTGCTGAGCCAAAGTATAAAGAGAGGAAATCAAATGGAGGCTAATAACATTGATGGCGCGATGTTACTATAATAATACTGAGAAATATTTACAAGCAAATAAATATATTGTTTAACGCATAATAGTAGAAAGCTTTTTTATCTCATACATGCCATCCAGCAATTCCACTAATCGGACGAAAGTACTTCTTGAGCTCAAATCAATGACTAATGATGCTACTTGAGGTTTATTAATAGCTGAGGGGACAGAAGTTGAACAATGTATTTTCCTGAATACAAATCTTAAGATTTAATCACTCAGGAGGCAGAAAAACCAAAGAGCGGCACAGAGGTaggaaaacattaatttttggaaGGACAAGGAACACTGTCCATTTCTGCAACGCAATTTTACGTAAaggctttaaaaaaatttccccatGGTGCCTCTTTTCTTAATCACCTGTTTGTGTTAGCGCAATGAAAACCAGCGAAATAAGGTACACGAGAAATGTGGACTTCACCTCACAAAAATTTGCTAGTTACTGTAAGGCTGTCATGGCATGATGATTTATTTCGCAACTTTTGTCCCATCAGTTGAGGCAAACCCTCCAAAGAATAATTTCGCTGCAGCAGCAACCACTAAGCAGCCAAAAATTTAACTCAGGAACTCGATCATCTTCGTGggttaaaatttacaaattaagtaaaaattaaaggcaaaaatttacaaaaatttacaatacATTCGAACTTCAATAATATAGAATTTAAGGTATAACAGGTTGGTTGGTTGTGAATACGGTACAAGTTCACTACAATATCTTGGTGAATCCTGAAGTAAggattgaatgaaaaaatacatCGCAGCTTTGCTTTAATATCATTCAAAACCATTGCTAATTATTGCTTTTGAAGCAatgtaaaaatggaaaaaacctgTTGTACCAACACCTCCGCACTTCTTTTCCACCTTGTTCTTTGGATCCAACTTTCAATTCAGTTAAAATACTCTGAGACTAAAACCCCCCTACAATAGATCAGCTCAAGGATAATTACAAAATCAAGCAATGTACAAGGCAGAGAGCAAAAATCATATGCAGCTTCATTTTCCTGGTACACATGTCCAGCTCAGAAACTGcgaaaagtataaaaattgattattttgagaCATTAAAAGTATGACATATCATTGGGGAACAGAAAACAAGATTAGTTACTTCTTAAGAAAGTTTCATGCAACGGATAGTAAGAATCATAAGATTTTAGTGAAAAACTCTTTGGCAAGAAATTGGTGTTcgtgatttatcttggaattaGTTGCTTGAATGTTTAAGAGGGGACATCAATCATTGTTATTCTGGGTTTAGGACTGATTTTGAgagcattttaaactttttttatctGTAATCTTTGTGtatctgtttcttttttttaaagagtgaAGTCATGagcgtaaaaataaaaaaaaaatgtaacagaaTAACTTAAATAAACCATAAAtcacaaaaattaattacaaaagTGGCTTTGGTACTTAGGAGGAAAAAAGTATCCATAAAATTCCCTCCTTTCTTTAACCAAGACAACATTTCTTTTTAACCTTTAAAATACCATTCCATCTTTTCTCATCCTGTTTGGTAACTTTTGATTATCTGTGACTAATTTAACCAccgatgatttttcttttcttcttctgttCCAGTGGGAAAAAGAAAtagtaaacaaaataaaaacctTGGGGATTCCCTTATTTGAGATttcttgataaattttaaaatatttttgtatcaTATTCACAGAAATATTAGCTGCTGAAGGACGATATTGTAGATGTACACAGAGGCATATCTCTCTCCTCATTAAATTGAAAACTATgtattttatctatttttagCAACTCTAGACTGAAGTGAAATTGTTAAGTCATAAGCCAATGGTTACTaaccaaaaatgttttcataACTTCTATAAATACATGGTGCAATATGAAAAAGGCCTTTatcatgaataaaaaaagatgTTAAATACAGGGAGAAAATTGagttgggggaaaaaatctgTTAACATACAAAAAATTATACCAAATTTTCCTACATATTTCACTGTGATCTGTAACATTGATTTAAACCCAAGGAATGAACGTTTCTCAGTCCAGtcaaaaattctcagtaaataatttttgtttaacTAAAGTTAGAGAGCCGACATATCAAACTGTAAATAGAGTATTGATGAgtaaagaaaaatacatataaaaagCGGTACGATCAATAGCGGTGGCAATATTTTCAGGTAAACAATTGAAAACAAGTACAAAAAACTAACAAAGTGCTTAGGAACTGATAttttaaaggtgaaaaaattgaataaccaTATAGTTGATGCTGTCTACTGTTAGATGACAAGTCTAGGATCAACATACCATTCTCCGacgaatttgaaggaatttagATTGGCATTTCAAAGTTGACATCCAAGTGGGCGGACCGCGCAAGACCAACAATGCTTGACAGCTTGACTGCCAGGCGGGCTGCTTCATCTAGATTGTCCACGGGCAGAATCTTCATTCCAGAGGAGGCGATCAATACCTTAGCATCATCAACATTTGTTCCCTGAAAGCAAAAACagagaaaagaatgaaaaataaggCTGAAAATACTGAGTTCAAATTGTTATCCAAGAGGGTCTCCTATTTTCCGTTAGACTTCTCCCACAAAGACCATATGAAccgaaaaactgcaaaaatgctaaCAGCGGTTGCGGTGCATTAAAATCTcccctattttatattttaaagggagagcaaaccaacatcatggcctgaatttttcacagaatatttttcttaaaaaggagaaaaatcactgcaatttttaaaaaatgacgttcagtagtttttcatgtagaaaataaagtattataggaagtctgcaatgccgtaaatcgagatacgcatttctacaatttcaccatcgatatgtagtTTGTAATGAACTTATCACTATAAGACtatgcaccaaaaaaaaatggattggtgattgaacaattcaattgttaaaaaaagtgactgcaatgtttcaaatgtacattttacaatagtggaaagctaattaaCCGCGGGGGGTAGTTAAAGTAGCCTTTTGTTATTGTTAGAgtggcatttttttgttgtaaaatctgcattgaaaCATTGTAGTCactatttttaactacaaaattgttagaacagtaatttacttttttccgtgtgtgtATAAATAAGCTAATGATAAAATTAAGATTCGACTTCACGGTTCAAATGGAACATAATGAGGAGTAAAAACGAGATAAGAAGCTACATGGGATATTGACAGTGGTTAAAATTTACATACGGTAAAAGAAACATATAAATCTCAAAGGCTTTGATCACCAGACATCAAATCATGGTAGTGCATAAACAACATGAAGTACAAACCTGTAATCTACAAATGATTGGCAGTTTCATGTCTAATTCCTTGACGGCTGCAATAATACCTTCCGCAATGACATCACACCTCATGATACCTCCAAATATGTTGACCATGATTGCACAAACCTAGAATCACAAAATCAGTTTTATGAATGAATGGCTAATCTCAGAAAAGGTGTCAGCATGATGGTACATATCTTCGTGGTTTCTACGCCCTTCTTACAAGCCTTCCTCATAAATATACAATCAGGCTGAGTTAgatatttttagaggaaaaaagcATGATTTCTTTGTATCGCTTTAAAATCTGTTTGTTCTtcctactttaaaaaaaggcaGCCCAATTTTCTATGACCAGTTTttaattaaagttcaaaatgatacCTATAGGTACTATACTTTTTGTAGATTTGATCCATGAAAAGGTAATACGAACAAACTGGAGATACAGGAGAGAAATAAAATACTATGGATACCTCccccaaaaaaaggaggaaattcgAGGCGTTAGTGAGGTACATATatgtaaaaggaaaaattccgtTTAGTCGAATTTAAAAGGAAgctaaattaaaataaaatgtatgaaTAGATAATTCATACTTTTTCTTGCACAAATTAATTAACATTCCAAGTCCTTCAATGATAGGAATAAAATATCCAGGgtaaaaataaatggaaataaAGAAATGCACTACCAAATAATAATTTGCCTCAAAGTCAGAATATTGATGAATTGCATGTGCGGCTAACTaagtctttaaaaaatttaagtcttCAGTTTTCATGATACACATCTAATAAGCTCTAAGCACGAATAAACCGAACACAGTTgaattcgaaaaaaagaaacagaataGAGTAAATAGAAAATTAACTGGAAATGGTTCTGGTTAATCTTTCTTTAATAAATTTTATAATAGTAAATATACTTAAAGTGAACATGTTCAGTAATATTTAATTCATAAACTGATAGCAGTAGACGCACTagtcgtaagacagtaagttgcgattttttagccgaagtgcattaaaaattcagaaaactggaaatctcaatacagagggaatttccctctgtattgagatttccagttgtCTGGATTTTTAACGCGCATTAgctaaaaaattacaacttacTGTGACATTTAATTccgacatttttgaaaactggagagtgcacatagttcacaggaattttcccaatttttttctcagagtaTCAAGCCACGAAAAACGAGCTCAAAGTTAGGAATTTTGAGCTCCAATTTTGAGTGCTTCGCCAAAtcatccaagatggcagccgcGGAAGCCTGTCGAAGAAtggacaagagaccctcctctGGCCTCTTGGAGACAATTGGAAGGTTTTTTTTGTTCagggattcaacatttccttatgaaaaattttaagggggcaacagtcatcacccttttttcgGCTATTGATTTACCTACTGGATAGATGATGATCTTCGGGTGAcgtaatgagccaaacaagtaTCTCAATCTTTGGTTTGTGCCCACAAGGAAACTCCCAAAACATTGTTAACCATCGACTAAGAAGGTAAGGTAACTAGCCGCGACCACATGGCCAGATCAACAGGGTGGCCATTCTCTGGCGGACTTCCgcagccgccatcttggatgaCTAGGCAAGgcgcgtttaaatggaagctcaaaatacTGAACTTTGAGCTCTTTATTCGGgcttaacatttttcaaaaaaaaaaaaaaaaaaaggaaaaatttctgtgaattagGCACtatctctagtttccaaaaaagcAGGAGTTGAAAATTACTAAACAAGTTCATTGTCTAGAATTAATGAGAAATTCAAATGCATTACAGGGTGATTAGCTATGGTAGAGTATTGATCGGATTGTTGAATCTTAATAATCTTCAAAAAGTTACGAGATCCATccaattttggtaaaataataacaaaaatatCCTTTCATGAAAAGGCGGTGGAAATTCCACCATGTTTTCCAAAATTGTGACATCTCCTATTTAGAGACCCCATTTTCTCGTGATTTATAATGACCCAAATTCTGgctaaaaatctcaaaattctcGCTAGTAACTGCCAAGTTCTTTCTAAAaatatgtgttttcttttcatctcttattttaaatttgaaaaaagtggtTGGTAGTGGAAGTGGTTTACAGCGAAATGAAGCACAAATATACCATTGGTCGACAACGGAAACCGAAGTTTCCCGCGTCCCGCCCACTGGACTGTTCGGCCGCTCCGAAAACAATAAAGAtaatttttccgcaaattttccagCAACAGCGCAAATTACGTCTAAATTTCGCGAATTCGTGGTGTAAACTGGCGAATTCGCGTTAAATGCCGAAATTTTCGATTACATTTTCGAAATAAACGGAACTCCATGATGCCTCTGAGCTTCGTCTAAGTGTTTACAAATGACTTTCTGAAAATTAGCATAAAATCGCACGAACGAATTTCTGGGGTCTCTACATATCATACACAGGGTAGAAACCTTGTTTTTCAACCAGtctcttaattttttgcttACCTACGAGAATCAACCACCAAAAACATTACCATCTCCagagcaactgacccattttgatcaaaatcttTTATTTCAGACCTCATAAAAGCTCAAAATATTTAGGAAGAATGGAATTCAAACGCTAAGCTCCTTACTTTAGGATCTGTTGTGATGATTTTGAAAGCTTCTTTGACCTGCGTTGCAGTTGCGCCACCACCAACATCCAAGAAGTTGGCTGGGTTTCCACCATGGAGTTTGATGATATCCATCGTTGCCATTGCCAAACCAGCACCATTCACCATACATCCAATATCACCTGGGAATACAATTTGTGTATTAGAGAAGAGCTAGTCAAAATATTAAGAACTCTAACTagctcaaaatattaaaaaaaaaaactatagttTCCAAATGCGCTTCACTTCATCCTGCAGCTTTGCACTTGGACCGCTCGTGGTTATTTCGGTTTAGGCCTCAGTATGATACTAAAAAGATTGCCAATACTTCAAGCTCATCATTTCTAAACATGTCTCGCTCCTTGTACACATGCAGTACATTCCTTATTCCTTTTACTTGCTGTTTAGGAATCTCCTTAATCCAGGGTCACCACAGAGTTTAGGAAATGAAATACCatgaaatttctctgatttccagtacatattttggcgaaattccgtTACAATTACAGATATGCCAGATGATTGAAAAGACCTTATTTGAAATATTATCCACGCAAAATCTGTTATTAGAAAAGTCAAACCCACTttggaaagcaaataaaggtgacatAACAATTTTTCCCAGACACTTTCATCACTATCCCTGACATTTGAAGGTTTTTTCTGACttaataaaattccctgacatttaccCGCTATCCCAGTATTCTCCAACAGTGGCAACCATTTTaatcccattttattttattgctcgCACTATTCAAcctaaaatttgtcaaaacatTCCTTTGTCAAGATCATACGCACACAGGTCAACTGAGCACACAATGAACAGTTTATCACTCAAAGAGCCTTGCACAAAGAGCCAAAATTGGCCCGCTTTTGGGTCTGCTACTTGCAAGGGATACAGCAAACTGAACTGACTTTTCGGTATAATCTTTCGGGTAAAATCACACAAATACAATGTTGGGCATATCAGAAATGTCCAAGATGTCAGAAATCCACTGCTTAGCACATGATGCGCGTATTTTAAATTATGTATTATCAAATTTACCATTTCTGTGGACATATTTTTCTTAGCTGCAGGCAATGAGTTTTGCATATGTATAGTGAGAGTGAAAAAATCTGACCTAAATGAAAGAACAATCTCACAActgttatgatttttttttttacttatgattttagtcattttgaggaattttattTGCGACATAGAGAAATATGGAGAAAACAAACGATCAAGAACTACTGAGATCATAAGTATGGAACAGTTAGGAAGATTGTACGTTCACTCAGTTAGATTTTCTTATCCGTCCCTTTCTGGACAAACTCAATTGCTggcaaatgaaaaataaatgtcctCAGAAATGGTAAATTGGAAATGAACCATAAGGACAGCCCTAATTTTACCTTTAAAATAGATTTTGGACATTACTGATGTGCTCAACGATGGCGTGGTGTTTTCGACTTAAACAACATCTGTTAAGTTGGCAGTGTCTCTTGTCGTACACCATACATCAATTACCATAGATAATtctgaaaaatgtattgaaaaatgtatcatCTGACACTTTTCTGCAATTTTCAATTCTCAACAAGCAATTacgagaaaattttaaggatcatCCTTAAGAtcgttttacatttttaaacacaATGTATTTAAGGTGAATTAAGGGTTccattagggataattcaagattggCGACAGCGCCACTAGTCACCACTGAggatttcactttccttcgaagattactgaaataatattcctcaaattacaagaagcagatccacaagatatagattattttttggtagattttttgagccaaaactattggcaattagaattacaagcgcagagttgatacggctgaaactttcagctcagcggcggcggccgagcgcgcaaccaagtccctcatgttctgtctctctctctctcccattgccgcaatggggATTACTTTCCGCCGTAATCACGActttatttttaggaattttgagaagattttttcattgagtgttcctcaagtatgttgctacatcccctggatctccaatcttgaataagtatcacagtttttattattttggcaaatatatacgACTATTTTGAGAAGCGCGACAaggtggccaaatcgcgaagttcgaagcctggattcaccttaagatACACAACCTTCATCTCAACAAGTATAAACTTGACTTTTTCCACTTTTTATAGATTCTTTGAgccattcaacattttttgggTGAAGTCTGGTAAAAAACAggttttcggaaaaaattgcttgaaaCTTTAAATCAGTACCCTTCTTACGGCCATGCTTTCATGTTGAGTAATTAAAATAGAAagttggtaattttgccaacgtgcattaaaattcagtgtaaaaataaaattctcattGTTAACAGAAAAATCTCATTCAAGCACAATTTCCCCAAAAACGACTACATTGCTAGGTGCGACACTAGTTACGACCCTTCAGGAAAGCAACTGTAGATGCGTTTTGGGTCTGATTGGGTCTAAAAGCAGTGCAGTCTCCTGATTTTCTGCTTTCAAGCTCTGGGAGGTTGTTAAAACCAGTTCTAAGTTAGGGCATGCGGCCACAGAGGCAGGCGAACTTAACACCATCTGTTGAGCAAATTATCCAAAtgtggaaaagttgaaaattacaGTTTTATGCTGAATCTTAACGCTTGTCAGCAAAGTACCCAACACTCTATCTAAACCAATAGTGCGTTGAACTGTAATCTCTTTGGTGTAATTGAGTTTGATGATTATTAtgagaaagagaaaaacttttAGAGCTATGTTACCATCAAGAGCAATGTAGTTCAGTTGATATTTTGAGGCTTCAACCTCCTTGGGATCTTCCTGGGTCCAATCTCGAAGGGCAAACAAATCTTTTTGCCTGAAGTCTGCATTGTCATCAAATCTCATTTTTGCATCAAGGCAATAGTCTGCAACAAAATGTTATTCCATCAATTCCTCCTTGTgttaataatttaaaagaaaaaaaaccatcagTTGAACAGTTCCAAAGTAAAAAGAACATCTTGATTTATATCCATTCAATAAATAGTAAAAGTtataagaaagaaaatgatgagCTGGATTCTCAGTgctttctatgatttttttcgagaaaagggtatcccgggataaggatgtcaaaatgcccttgtgaatggatttttattttaaccattttaagtcatcaaggggtcctaaaacttaggttttggggggttttagccccccaaccccctccgcccccctcagacccccaaaaaacagcttttttgggctatttttgactatgctaacgtcatttcctcgtaactttcgtaattttcgatagaattgaaccaaaatttgtcagaatctacatcaattagcttagtttgtgtagaaaaaaattcattatcatcggataatattttagcccctaaaaaaattcgtaaaatttttgaaaaaatcatttttttttccttttttcgtggCTAGGCggcgtatggaaacatgtacacaaacaaaaattgtctcttttccttaatttatacatccaataagatacaggaaaaatttcgtgttgatcggagtggtgcgccatacttaaaaacgcaattttctaacctcaaaacgccgaaattgcccatttcggcactcattatcactccgtgtgaaaaaataagaagagatacatacGATACTATAGTCCTACcacatgaattagacacttaagtgcatttactcaaaatttcgagtcgatcagagtggtgcgcattaaccgaacgcgccgatttctaacctcaaaacgcccaaagtgcccatttcggcactcattatcactccgtgtgaaaaaataagaagagatacattccgatattattgtcctacctcataaattaggcacttaagtgcatttagtcaaaatttcgtgtcgatcagagtggtgcacAACACCCAAGCACTGagggaaacctctaaactccCAGGATATATATGACGGTAAGGAGGCTCGCCCATCCCCACGAAGAAGCGTTCCTTCctccaaacttccataatacgtagcggtgcaatgagtactggcaaattcaagtaaataaattaacaagaggttagaaagaatcctaaagtgaaaggaaatcacttttttagtaaagaaactttgttatgagtgaaagaaacgggtttttttaaaaatataattaagaTAAAACGGTAAATACGACTATATTTATAGTCGTATTTACCGTGGTCTAGCATTGGCCTCAGTATACCCTTCAGCTCGCCCAGAGGGATTCCCTTCATGAATCCCCAGACACACCACGTGAAGTCTGacccacttcaaaaaaaaaaaagaaacacaccttcaatttgttttttgtttttgttttaacctAATATACGTACAAATTGTTTCagaggtaaacaaaaaaaattgtaatgagcAAGTGTTTGTTGACAAAGTCTGTTAAAATGAACCTTCTTTGCCAAGAAGAAATCATACCAAATACCCACCAAATTAGGTCAAATTTATCTCctgcttcttaaaaaaaatctatcctgTAAATTCAAACGCAAAATTGCGATTGACACCAGCAAAATGGAGCAACTTAAAACCATTGATCACTCGTCTTTATTTCTTCCCactgatttttgtttattttccgaTTTGTATATCATGTCTTACCTTAAGTAATAATTTTGTCACCTCTACAATTGTGaatattaattatatttaaaaaaaaaaacccttttctttcactcataacaaagtttctttactgaaaaagtcTTTTCCTTTCACTTTAGGATTCTTTCTATAACCTCCTGTTAATttattgacttgaatttgccagtactcattgcatcgctacgtattatggaagtttggacgagGAAACGCTTCctcgtgggggatgagcgagcctccctaccGTCATATATATCCTGGGAGTTTCgaggtttccctgagtgaccgggtctgctacgcggcagggtgccataataaactttgaaatgtgcatcatgcaattttcaagcgggatcttggctaacatacagtgataatgaatgccaaaatgagaattttgggaggtttcaggttagaaaccggcgtgttcgggtgttgcgcatcactctgatcaacacgaaattttgactataGGTATTCAAGTGtttaattcatgaggtaggactataaaatcGAATGTACCCACCTCTATTTATTTTACACGGAGTgttaatgggtgccgaaataggcattttggccgttttgaggttagaaaattgcgtgcttgggtgttgcgcaccactctgatcgacacgaaattttgactaaatgcactaaAGTACCTAATTTATGAGgaaggacaataatatcggaatgtatctcttcttattttttcacacggagtgttaatgggtgccgaaatgggcaatttgggcgttttgaggttagaaatcggcgcgttcggttgttgcgcaccactctgatcgactcgaaattttgagtaaatgcacttaagtgtctaattcatgaggtaggacaataatatcggatgtacctcttctattttttcacacggagtgataatgagtgccgaaatgggcactttgggcgttttgaggttagaaatcggcgcgtTCGGTTAATGcacaccactctgatcgactcgaaattttgagtaaatgcacttaagtgtctaattcatgtggtaggactataatatcgtatgtatctcttcttattttttcacacggagtgataatgagtgccgaaatgggcaatttcggcgttttgaggttagaaaattgcgtgcttgggtgttgcgcaccactctgatcgactcgaaattttgactcaaggtacttaagtggatcacttaagaggtgagacgataaaaccggatatttctccctacatttctccacgcctagtcatcaaaggaggctaatggtggcatttaggccgttttgaggttagaaaattgcgtttttaagtatggcgcaccactccgatcaacacgaaatttttcctgtatcttattggatgtataaattaagaaaagagacaatttttgtttgtgtacatgtttccatacgccGCCTAGccacgaaaaaaggaaaaaaatgattttttcaaaaatttttacgaattttttaggggctaaaatattatccgatgataatgaatttttttctacacaaactaagctaattgatgtagattctgacaaattttggttcaattctatcgaaaattacgaaagttacgaggaaatgacgttagcatagtcaaaaatagcccaaaaaagctgtttttgggggtctgagggggggcggagggggttggggggctaaaacccccaaaacctaagttttaggacccccttgatgacttaaaatggttaaaataaaaatccattcacaagggcattttgacatgcttatcccgggataccctttgaGCGAAGTAGACTCTAAAGTGAGAAAACATCCCATGTATTAATCATACTATggtatatctcaattttttcatattaaTATTGTGGCCTGTTTACATAATTCATTCCTTCGTACAATCTTTAAATTGAATCTCTTGAAAATATCCATAATACTTGTCCAATGCAAGCATCTGATTACAAGGTAAATACCATAAGCATCCGCGAACGATCCGCAAGTGTAGACAGGTCACACCTAGATTTTGAGAAAGCCAGCAAAACACTCGCAAAAAACTTTTCCCACCTGCTTTGTTAAGCAGGTCGTGGTTGATGTAGTTTTCATAACTTGACGCCTCCATAACTGCAACTAAATCTACTTTTGTTTTGTCATCAGTCGAGTCTAAGACTTGCCCCCACCACCGATGGACACCTATCATTAGCAGATTCATGCTGCGAAGTTCTTTAATTTATACCTTGCCTGGAGGCAAATTGTTTCCTTAGCAACAACTTCAAGGAATGAGTGGAGCTGAACCAGAATGGATGAATGGGTATTTGAGCGTTGCCCGAGTCTGAGTTGAAAACGAAGACTTTACACAATGACCGGAAGATTTTCTCTGgataaaatgacatttttcgtcattttcaggGATTATTCACCTTTGAACCCCCCACCTCCCCCTAATGTTTGGCTATACCAGTGCGTATACCTTCTACAGATGTATGATGAATAGTTCTTCTAGAATGTTTGAAGTAAATTTATAACAGTGCTTACCAGTGGTCCACTTTGTAATCGGTTTAGGACCTAAGCTTTAGTACTGCATAAATCACCTTGATGCAATTAAACCGGTAAATTTTTCTTGTCTACCGGAATAAAGAAGATAAAAACTTACAATCTCCACTGGCATCTTCAGCATAAGGGTTCACTTCAATCAGGAGGGCATCTTTCTTCAAGAACAGATCGTACAGCTTAAGCAGCATCTCTGCTGT
This window of the Bemisia tabaci chromosome 3, PGI_BMITA_v3 genome carries:
- the ScsbetaA gene encoding succinate--CoA ligase [ADP-forming] subunit beta, mitochondrial — protein: MSTMFLRSAVVAESIAKQNCAKLLGGAVQTLPWSSQQKRNLNVHEHISFSLLKEAGISVPRFGVAKDAQEAAKIAKDLQVKDIVLKAQVLAGGRGKGHFKGGLKGGVKMVYTPEEAKETASQMIGDFLITKQTGEKGRICNAVMVTERKFPRREFYFAIMMERAFNGPVIIASSQGGVNIEEVAAENPDAILYEPINIFEGIKKEQALAVAEKVGLGDKKEQTAEMLLKLYDLFLKKDALLIEVNPYAEDASGDYYCLDAKMRFDDNADFRQKDLFALRDWTQEDPKEVEASKYQLNYIALDGDIGCMVNGAGLAMATMDIIKLHGGNPANFLDVGGGATATQVKEAFKIITTDPKVCAIMVNIFGGIMRCDVIAEGIIAAVKELDMKLPIICRLQGTNVDDAKVLIASSGMKILPVDNLDEAARLAVKLSSIVGLARSAHLDVNFEMPI